A DNA window from Camelina sativa cultivar DH55 chromosome 13, Cs, whole genome shotgun sequence contains the following coding sequences:
- the LOC104736547 gene encoding large proline-rich protein bag6-like isoform X2, which yields MEHNGKDEIMVEASQCAGAMVEIKIKTLDSQTYTLRVDKCVPVPALKEQVASITGVVTEQQRLICRGKVMMDDQLLSAYHVEDGHTLHLVVRQPVPLLSESSTSNAAADPALSAGDSQGSQRSRVVVGSFNIAEQADGGVYSDLGQIVSAVLGSLGISNPEGGIEGIDSMGPLHERLFRSSGPSSTRDSSGGRSAAPNAADQTSTPLTSSQLPAIPDSLTTLSEYLNHLRHEFAANGSTANNLQDSENSMGNAQDSASTTGESRIPRPSHLAEVLQSTRQLLIGEVADCLSNLSTQLVDHVNVTDPSSRSLCQTNIVQSGSLLENLGASLLELGRATMMLRLGQTPDDAVVNAGPAVFISPTRRNPLTSTRQGTSIGGLQAGTAHSNPFAGQSLASTPRNIEIRIRTGSWVPASGTNQREESTTQQAPGQSIPSAPSSTTDSAPSTRAPSEPRNPVALVIPVVARYQQVSLGERSFTGLDGVHQPVTESSRQPQSAGTPGREGGSGSPPGGRRLAELRDRINQFLRPSSRREHQAGISESQAAAYPSFAAATDPSEAVANAQVEPVTTDEGNFISSVLQQIMPFISQNVASSSSGEAVTGRGSNNSRQASSREEEEGAERGDSSRRPGAPSPPESKRQRRE from the exons ATGGAACACAATGGCAAAGATGAAATTATGGTTGAGGCATCTCAGTGCGCCGGTGCTATGGTTGAGATTAAGATAAAGACATTGGATTCTCAAACTTACACCTTACGTGTTGATAAATGT GTCCCTGTTCCTGCATTGAAGGAGCAAGTTGCTTCCATTACTGGTGTCGTTACGGAACAACAACGCCTGATATGTCGTGGAAAAGTTATGATGGATGATCAGCTCCTATCAGCCTATC ATGTTGAGGATGGCCACACTCTGCATTTGGTTGTCAGACAACCTGTTCCACTATTATCAGAGAGTTCAACTAGTAATGCAG CGGCTGATCCTGCTTTGAGTGCTGGTGACAGCCAGGGCAGTCAACGATCACGGGTTGTAGTAGGATCCTTCAATATTGCTGAGCAAGCAGATGGAGGAGTCTATTCAGATCTTGGTCAG ATAGTTTCAGCTGTTCTGGGTTCACTTGGGATCTCTAATCCAGAAGGTGGTATCGAAGGGATTGATTCTATG GGTCCTCTTCATGAGAGGTTGTTTCGGAGTTCTGGTCCTAGCTCTACAAGAGATTCTTCTGGAGGGCGATCTGCCGCACCAAATGCTGCAGACCAGACGTCTACTCCCTTGACATCGTCACAACTACCA GCGATTCCAGATTCGTTGACAACCTTATCTGAATATCTGAATCATCTGAGACACGAATTTGCTGCTAATG GTAGCACTGCTAATAACTTGCAAGATTCTGAAAATTCAATGGGCAATGCGCAAGATTCTGCTTCTACTACTGGAGAGAGTCGGATTCCAAGACCATCTCATTTGGCAGAAGTGCTGCAATCGACAAGGCAATTGTTGATCGGTGAAGTAGCAGATTGCTTATCT AATCTTTCGACGCAGCTTGTGGATCATGTAAATGTGACCGATCCGTCATCTCGAAGTTTGTGCCAGACAAACATAGTTCAATCAGGTTCCCTCTTGGAGAATTTAGGCGCTTCACTCCTGGAGCTTGGCCGTGCCACCATGATGCTTCGTTTGGGACAAACACCT GATGATGCTGTTGTTAATGCTGGGCCTGCAGTGTTCATATCCCCTACAAGGCGAAATCCCTTGACG TCCACTCGGCAGGGGACGAGTATTGGAGGCTTACAAGCAGGAACCGCACATTCTAACCCTTTTGCTGGACAATCACTTGCCTCTACCCCAAGAAATATTGAGATAAGAATACGTACAG GATCTTGGGTGCCCGCCAGTGGGACCAACCAGAGAGAAGAAAGTACTACACAACAAGCCCCTGGTCAGTCAATTCCTTCTGCACCCAGCAGCACTACTGATTCTGCCCCCTCAACAAGAGCTCCATCTGAACCTCGAAATCCTGTGGCCTTAGTTATACCCGTTGTTGCTCGATATCAGCAAGTATCGTTAGGTGAGCGTAGCTTTACTGGATTGGATGGTGTACATCAGCCTGTTACTGAATCTTCTAGGCAGCCACAGAGCGCGGGTACTCCAGGAAGAGAAG GTGGTAGCGGTTCTCCTCCTGGCGGTCGGCGTTTGGCTGAATTAAGAGACAGAATCAATCAGTTTTTGAGGCCCTCATCTCGTCGAGAACACCAAGCCGGTATCTCGGAGTCTCAGGCTGCAGCATATCCCTCTTTCGCAGCGGCCACAGATCCAAGCGAAGCTGTTGCAAATGCACAAGTAGAGCCCGTAACTACGGATGAAGGGAATTTCATATCAAGTGTTCTTCAGCAGATCATGCCCTTTATATCTCAAAATGTAGCCTCCTCAAGCTCAGGTGAAGCTGTTACAGGCAGAGGCAGCAACAACAGTAGACAAGCCTCTTCAAGAGAG GAGGAGGAAGGTGCAGAGCGAGGGGATTCAAGTCGGAGACCTGGAGCACCGTCACCTCCAGAGTCGAAACGACAGAGG agagagtga
- the LOC104736547 gene encoding large proline-rich protein bag6-like isoform X1, with translation MEHNGKDEIMVEASQCAGAMVEIKIKTLDSQTYTLRVDKCVPVPALKEQVASITGVVTEQQRLICRGKVMMDDQLLSAYHVEDGHTLHLVVRQPVPLLSESSTSNAAADPALSAGDSQGSQRSRVVVGSFNIAEQADGGVYSDLGQIVSAVLGSLGISNPEGGIEGIDSMGPLHERLFRSSGPSSTRDSSGGRSAAPNAADQTSTPLTSSQLPAIPDSLTTLSEYLNHLRHEFAANGSTANNLQDSENSMGNAQDSASTTGESRIPRPSHLAEVLQSTRQLLIGEVADCLSNLSTQLVDHVNVTDPSSRSLCQTNIVQSGSLLENLGASLLELGRATMMLRLGQTPDDAVVNAGPAVFISPTRRNPLTSTRQGTSIGGLQAGTAHSNPFAGQSLASTPRNIEIRIRTGSWVPASGTNQREESTTQQAPGQSIPSAPSSTTDSAPSTRAPSEPRNPVALVIPVVARYQQVSLGERSFTGLDGVHQPVTESSRQPQSAGTPGREGGSGSPPGGRRLAELRDRINQFLRPSSRREHQAGISESQAAAYPSFAAATDPSEAVANAQVEPVTTDEGNFISSVLQQIMPFISQNVASSSSGEAVTGRGSNNSRQASSREVQEEEGAERGDSSRRPGAPSPPESKRQRRE, from the exons ATGGAACACAATGGCAAAGATGAAATTATGGTTGAGGCATCTCAGTGCGCCGGTGCTATGGTTGAGATTAAGATAAAGACATTGGATTCTCAAACTTACACCTTACGTGTTGATAAATGT GTCCCTGTTCCTGCATTGAAGGAGCAAGTTGCTTCCATTACTGGTGTCGTTACGGAACAACAACGCCTGATATGTCGTGGAAAAGTTATGATGGATGATCAGCTCCTATCAGCCTATC ATGTTGAGGATGGCCACACTCTGCATTTGGTTGTCAGACAACCTGTTCCACTATTATCAGAGAGTTCAACTAGTAATGCAG CGGCTGATCCTGCTTTGAGTGCTGGTGACAGCCAGGGCAGTCAACGATCACGGGTTGTAGTAGGATCCTTCAATATTGCTGAGCAAGCAGATGGAGGAGTCTATTCAGATCTTGGTCAG ATAGTTTCAGCTGTTCTGGGTTCACTTGGGATCTCTAATCCAGAAGGTGGTATCGAAGGGATTGATTCTATG GGTCCTCTTCATGAGAGGTTGTTTCGGAGTTCTGGTCCTAGCTCTACAAGAGATTCTTCTGGAGGGCGATCTGCCGCACCAAATGCTGCAGACCAGACGTCTACTCCCTTGACATCGTCACAACTACCA GCGATTCCAGATTCGTTGACAACCTTATCTGAATATCTGAATCATCTGAGACACGAATTTGCTGCTAATG GTAGCACTGCTAATAACTTGCAAGATTCTGAAAATTCAATGGGCAATGCGCAAGATTCTGCTTCTACTACTGGAGAGAGTCGGATTCCAAGACCATCTCATTTGGCAGAAGTGCTGCAATCGACAAGGCAATTGTTGATCGGTGAAGTAGCAGATTGCTTATCT AATCTTTCGACGCAGCTTGTGGATCATGTAAATGTGACCGATCCGTCATCTCGAAGTTTGTGCCAGACAAACATAGTTCAATCAGGTTCCCTCTTGGAGAATTTAGGCGCTTCACTCCTGGAGCTTGGCCGTGCCACCATGATGCTTCGTTTGGGACAAACACCT GATGATGCTGTTGTTAATGCTGGGCCTGCAGTGTTCATATCCCCTACAAGGCGAAATCCCTTGACG TCCACTCGGCAGGGGACGAGTATTGGAGGCTTACAAGCAGGAACCGCACATTCTAACCCTTTTGCTGGACAATCACTTGCCTCTACCCCAAGAAATATTGAGATAAGAATACGTACAG GATCTTGGGTGCCCGCCAGTGGGACCAACCAGAGAGAAGAAAGTACTACACAACAAGCCCCTGGTCAGTCAATTCCTTCTGCACCCAGCAGCACTACTGATTCTGCCCCCTCAACAAGAGCTCCATCTGAACCTCGAAATCCTGTGGCCTTAGTTATACCCGTTGTTGCTCGATATCAGCAAGTATCGTTAGGTGAGCGTAGCTTTACTGGATTGGATGGTGTACATCAGCCTGTTACTGAATCTTCTAGGCAGCCACAGAGCGCGGGTACTCCAGGAAGAGAAG GTGGTAGCGGTTCTCCTCCTGGCGGTCGGCGTTTGGCTGAATTAAGAGACAGAATCAATCAGTTTTTGAGGCCCTCATCTCGTCGAGAACACCAAGCCGGTATCTCGGAGTCTCAGGCTGCAGCATATCCCTCTTTCGCAGCGGCCACAGATCCAAGCGAAGCTGTTGCAAATGCACAAGTAGAGCCCGTAACTACGGATGAAGGGAATTTCATATCAAGTGTTCTTCAGCAGATCATGCCCTTTATATCTCAAAATGTAGCCTCCTCAAGCTCAGGTGAAGCTGTTACAGGCAGAGGCAGCAACAACAGTAGACAAGCCTCTTCAAGAGAG GTGCAGGAGGAGGAAGGTGCAGAGCGAGGGGATTCAAGTCGGAGACCTGGAGCACCGTCACCTCCAGAGTCGAAACGACAGAGG agagagtga
- the LOC104738177 gene encoding uncharacterized protein LOC104738177, with protein MEAQSMLFMAKDLLVLDPDYYGMWKVLMMHRIKGIHEDAWTAVELGWESPKQTAVDSDGNQVVVLKPNTEWSKSDKALSRLNSLALSAIFGGVRRDQFSLIQGCTSAKEAWEILQTIFEGTTSVKRTRLDILASEFENLRMYEFENITAFSGRIYAIANEARALGKNYKNRKLVKKLWRGLAHRYHPVKIAMDVALDIDNMSFQEVTSRLLNYELQYLSSDVGKNTQGIDVFSVCDSEENTMASKTGELKSFVVHKRRKSLKIIGEQKRNKVQCHGCQGCGHFKSDCPSVRKKGFKSLHSPKRNKNTQKPQTNKSKFVALCCSTKLAADKLELKSDNGTICYTDQDSKPAEEELKLLLNDQINILRKYLIQREKENQRLVTEKNDLLSKISNLEEDLVLEKVKSCDLEKRLKDQLRSIKMLSSGTKDLDKILTTGITCNVIWGLGYHGSDSGATTQFVKG; from the coding sequence ATGGAGGCACAATCAATGTTATTCATGGCAAAAGACTTATTGGTGTTAGATCCAGATTATTATGGGATGTGGAAGGTGTTGATGATGCATAGAATTAAAGGAATTCATGAAGATGCATGGACAGCAGTCGAACTTGGATGGGAGTCGCCGAAACAGACTGCTGTTGATTCTGACGGAAATCAGGTGGTTGTTCTAAAACCCAACACAGAGTGGTCAAAATCTGACAAAGCTTTGTCCAGATTGAATTCTCTGGCACTTTCAGCAATATTTGGTGGCGTTCGCAGGGATCAGTTCTCATTGATTCAAGGTTGTACATCTGCTAAAGAGGCTTGGGAGATTCTGCAAACTATCTTTGAAGGTACAACAAGTGTGAAACGCACAAGGTTAGATATTCTTGCTTCTGAGTTTGAGAACCTAAGGATGTATGAGTTCGAGAACATTACTGCTTTTAGTGGTAGAATTTATGCTATTGCGAATGAAGCTAGAGCTCTTggaaagaattacaaaaacagGAAGTTGGTCAAGAAACTGTGGAGGGGTTTAGCTCATAGATATCATCCTGTGAAAATTGCGATGGATGTTGCTCTTGATATAGACAATATGTCTTTTCAGGAGGTAACAAGTAGATTGCTAAACTATGAGTTGCAATACTTATCGTCTGATGTAGGTAAGAACACACAAGGAATTGATGTTTTCTCAGTTTGTGATAGTGAAGAGAACACAATGGCTAGTAAAACAGGAGAACTTAAGAGTTTTGTGGTGCATAAAAGACGCAAGAGTTTGAAGATTATAGGAGAACAGAAAAGGAATAAGGTTCAGTGTCATGGTTGTCAGGGCTGTGGTCATTTTAAATCAGATTGTCCTTcagtgaggaagaaagggttCAAGAGTCTGCATTCGccaaaaaggaataaaaacacacaaaagcctcaaacaaacaagtcaaaGTTTGTTGCACTTTGTTGCTCAACGAAACTTGCTGCTGATAAGTTGGAACTGAAGTCTGATAATGGAACAATTTGTTATACGGATCAGGACTCTAAGCCAGCAGAAGAAGAACTTAAATTGTTGTTGAATGATCAAATCAACATTCTGAGGAAATATCTGATacaaagggaaaaggaaaatcAGAGGCTTGTCACAGAGAAGAATGATTTGTTAAGTAAAATTTCAAATCTGGAAGAAGATCTAGTTCTGGAGAAAGTAAAGTCTTGTGATTTAGAAAAACGTTTAAAAGATCAGTTAAGAAGCATCAAGATGTTGAGCAGTGGAACAAAGGATCTTGACAAGATTCTGACAACTGGTATAACATGTAATGTCATATGGGGTTTGGGTTACCATGGAAGTGATTCTGGTGCAACTACTCAGTTTGTTAAAGGATAA